From Haloarcula hispanica ATCC 33960, the proteins below share one genomic window:
- a CDS encoding 50S ribosomal protein L40e, with product MASFETASDRLLNKQICMRCNARNPQRAQQCRKCGYGNLRPKAKETRSA from the coding sequence ATGGCTAGCTTCGAGACTGCGTCCGACCGACTCCTCAACAAGCAGATCTGCATGCGGTGTAACGCTCGGAACCCACAGCGCGCACAGCAGTGCCGGAAGTGCGGCTACGGCAACCTGCGTCCGAAGGCGAAAGAGACCCGCAGCGCCTGA
- a CDS encoding enolase-like domain-containing protein codes for MYNQVADLPVTVESCAFERRERATSSGFDRVTTVVHLSGAGETGSGEDVTYTAEAHDALQDSDALPGEDSPLAGEYTVDSFSAALEAADLWPAPPDQERFRHYRRWGFESAALDLALKQADTDLGTVLDRQYDPVNFVVSTRLSNADDDTPPTADRLAMLCERYGDLSFKLDPTPSWSDALVDALTDYDVRVLDLKGLYEGTDVDVEADPEFYRRVVAGLPDALVEDPDLTDATRPVFDGEEARVTWDVPITGVESIEALPLEPAWLNMKPSRCGTVESVLATIDYCEQHGIDLYGGGQFELGVGRDHIQALASLCYPDGPNDVAPGGYNDPDPDAELPTSPLAPPDAPVGIGTGFW; via the coding sequence ATGTACAATCAGGTCGCAGACCTGCCGGTCACCGTCGAGAGCTGTGCGTTCGAGCGCCGAGAGCGGGCGACCTCCAGCGGATTCGACCGGGTCACCACTGTTGTCCACCTCTCCGGTGCGGGTGAGACCGGCAGCGGCGAGGACGTGACGTACACAGCCGAAGCCCACGACGCGCTACAGGACAGCGATGCGTTGCCGGGCGAGGACTCCCCGCTGGCCGGCGAGTACACCGTTGATTCGTTTTCCGCGGCGCTGGAAGCGGCCGACCTGTGGCCCGCCCCTCCCGACCAGGAGCGCTTTCGCCACTACCGGCGCTGGGGGTTCGAGAGCGCGGCGCTAGACCTGGCGCTGAAACAGGCCGACACGGATCTCGGGACGGTGCTCGACCGGCAGTACGACCCGGTGAACTTCGTCGTCTCGACGCGGCTCTCGAACGCCGACGACGACACGCCGCCGACGGCTGACAGACTGGCGATGCTGTGTGAGCGTTACGGCGACCTTTCGTTCAAACTAGACCCCACGCCGTCCTGGAGCGATGCCCTCGTCGACGCACTGACGGACTACGATGTTCGCGTGTTGGACCTGAAAGGGCTGTACGAGGGGACGGACGTCGACGTAGAGGCTGACCCCGAGTTCTACCGCCGCGTCGTCGCCGGCCTCCCCGACGCGCTGGTTGAGGACCCAGACCTGACCGACGCAACTCGGCCGGTTTTCGACGGCGAAGAAGCGCGCGTCACCTGGGACGTGCCTATCACCGGCGTCGAGAGCATCGAGGCGCTGCCGCTCGAACCGGCGTGGCTCAACATGAAACCGTCCCGTTGCGGGACCGTCGAGTCGGTGCTTGCGACCATCGACTACTGTGAGCAACACGGCATCGACCTGTACGGCGGCGGGCAGTTCGAACTCGGCGTCGGTCGCGACCACATCCAGGCGCTGGCGTCGCTGTGCTATCCTGACGGGCCGAACGACGTCGCGCCCGGCGGCTACAACGACCCCGACCCGGACGCGGAGCTGCCGACGAGTCCGCTTGCGCCACCCGACGCGCCGGTCGGCATCGGAACCGGGTTCTGGTAA
- a CDS encoding DUF367 family protein: MELHVRYEGDDDPDKCSARKLARMDEAELHRATRSTPPGIVLNPFAEQALSPADRPTAGDGARHSRLVALDCSWETAEREAFDLEGVHRSLPFLVAGNPVNYGTAFQLNTVEAFAGALAILGERDHAERILSTFSWGHTFLELNEEPLERYANCEDSSDVIDVQDDYLAEE, from the coding sequence GTGGAACTGCACGTCCGGTACGAGGGTGACGACGACCCCGACAAATGTAGCGCGCGGAAGCTGGCCCGGATGGACGAGGCCGAACTCCACCGCGCGACGCGGTCGACGCCGCCCGGCATCGTGCTCAACCCCTTCGCCGAGCAGGCGCTGTCCCCGGCGGACCGGCCGACCGCCGGCGACGGCGCTCGCCACAGCCGCCTGGTCGCGCTCGACTGCTCCTGGGAAACCGCCGAACGGGAGGCGTTCGACCTCGAAGGGGTGCACCGCTCGCTCCCGTTTCTCGTCGCCGGCAATCCGGTCAACTACGGGACCGCGTTCCAGCTAAATACCGTCGAAGCGTTCGCCGGTGCGCTCGCCATTCTCGGGGAGCGCGACCACGCCGAGCGAATCCTCTCGACGTTCTCCTGGGGCCACACCTTCCTTGAACTGAACGAGGAACCGCTAGAGCGGTACGCGAACTGCGAGGATTCGAGCGACGTCATCGACGTACAGGACGACTACCTCGCCGAGGAGTAG
- a CDS encoding redoxin domain-containing protein, whose protein sequence is MLSEGTTAPLFELPALVDDDCQRVGLADYLGEDVVILAFYPADFNPACDETSCDLDELDLFTMQKDVTILGIGPDSVYSHRAFADRYDLNIPLLSDTDHDVAREYGLDFVDDIGQQLIERAVVVIDHDGDVQYAWSTDDLQELPRVGEIKDAIADTGGDDTAFARYRVGHAHYTEGRRAFTSAMEAFRESEWMVAQGDFQQARDEFADAEDHFDTAVRFVDDESLKPIYEDAKTKANSLWQASDWLTQAARAYSSGNGAEGQQLRDDAERPLETARGYEEPPDPDDPWPPALETLEKEEDDDRPAFLTQDETAVDTSLDVDIDAEVERTDSELSETASSATESLESTPSSEAADAADEMRDAADGPAAEPAEETTPAGTADQSTNPPPSTDEPTAPVDQPSASESAATSADDAPPESVSVPDGEGDISDVDDADIEEIQAELAASEAETEPTDPLEETPTAMVEEPPDTVGSAADESSAPDDDASTQDPPDDDASTQDPPDDDASTQDPPDGEQSTAGPSPDVAASETETDDAVELDLADPMADDDTGAAVDPEPDDGSGPETDGEPSDTESDRDTPEEPESGP, encoded by the coding sequence GTGCTTTCAGAGGGGACGACGGCACCACTGTTCGAACTACCGGCGCTCGTCGATGACGACTGCCAGCGAGTCGGACTAGCCGACTATCTCGGCGAGGATGTGGTCATCCTCGCGTTCTATCCGGCGGATTTCAATCCAGCCTGTGACGAGACGTCCTGTGATCTGGACGAACTCGACCTCTTTACGATGCAGAAGGACGTAACTATCCTCGGTATCGGCCCGGATTCGGTGTACAGCCACCGGGCCTTTGCCGACCGCTACGACCTGAACATCCCGCTGCTGTCCGACACCGACCACGATGTCGCCCGCGAGTACGGGCTCGACTTCGTGGACGACATCGGCCAGCAGCTCATCGAGCGCGCTGTCGTCGTCATCGACCACGACGGCGACGTGCAGTACGCCTGGAGTACCGACGACCTTCAGGAACTCCCCCGTGTCGGGGAGATCAAGGACGCTATCGCCGACACCGGCGGCGACGACACCGCGTTCGCCCGCTACCGCGTCGGCCACGCCCACTACACGGAGGGCCGGCGCGCGTTCACCTCGGCGATGGAGGCCTTCCGCGAGTCGGAGTGGATGGTCGCACAGGGCGACTTCCAGCAGGCACGCGACGAGTTCGCAGACGCCGAAGACCACTTCGACACCGCGGTCCGGTTCGTCGACGACGAATCCCTGAAACCGATCTACGAGGACGCAAAGACAAAGGCGAACTCGCTGTGGCAGGCCAGCGACTGGCTCACCCAGGCCGCCCGCGCCTACTCTAGCGGGAACGGAGCCGAGGGCCAGCAACTCCGGGACGACGCGGAGCGCCCGCTCGAAACCGCCCGTGGCTACGAGGAACCGCCCGACCCCGACGATCCGTGGCCACCAGCTCTGGAGACGCTGGAAAAGGAGGAGGACGACGACCGGCCGGCGTTCCTCACACAGGACGAGACCGCTGTGGACACCTCGCTCGACGTGGATATCGACGCGGAAGTCGAACGGACAGACAGCGAACTGTCGGAGACAGCATCGTCGGCTACCGAGTCGCTGGAGTCGACGCCGTCATCTGAAGCCGCCGATGCGGCCGACGAAATGCGAGACGCAGCCGACGGACCGGCGGCAGAACCAGCTGAGGAGACGACACCAGCGGGGACAGCTGACCAGTCGACGAATCCGCCGCCTTCGACCGACGAACCGACTGCACCCGTAGACCAACCGTCAGCGTCGGAATCTGCGGCAACGTCGGCCGACGACGCGCCGCCGGAGTCAGTGTCGGTACCCGACGGAGAGGGTGATATATCGGACGTCGATGACGCTGATATCGAGGAGATACAGGCCGAACTGGCCGCCAGCGAAGCCGAGACCGAGCCGACGGACCCGCTGGAAGAGACTCCAACCGCAATGGTCGAAGAGCCGCCCGACACGGTCGGCAGCGCGGCCGACGAATCCTCGGCACCGGACGACGACGCCTCGACACAGGACCCACCGGACGACGACGCCTCGACACAGGACCCACCGGACGACGACGCCTCGACACAGGACCCACCGGACGGCGAGCAGTCGACTGCCGGCCCGTCGCCGGACGTCGCTGCCTCCGAGACAGAGACCGACGACGCAGTCGAACTGGACCTGGCCGACCCGATGGCCGACGACGACACGGGAGCAGCGGTCGACCCCGAGCCGGACGACGGTTCGGGACCGGAAACAGACGGCGAGCCATCTGACACGGAGAGCGATAGAGACACCCCTGAGGAACCCGAATCAGGCCCGTGA
- a CDS encoding nuclear transport factor 2 family protein encodes MTRPDLRQRTRAYYDAIDGDDYDQLASLLAPSFVHDRPDQTIEGRDRFVQFMREERPQTDTTHPLDGLYCRPDSVAEPADGDDTATAEVVARGRLLDTDGECIVGFVDVFTFAGDDIERIETYTR; translated from the coding sequence GTGACGCGACCCGATCTCCGTCAGCGTACACGGGCCTACTACGACGCCATCGACGGCGACGACTACGACCAGTTGGCCTCGCTGCTCGCCCCGTCGTTCGTCCACGACCGCCCCGATCAGACTATCGAAGGCCGGGACCGGTTCGTACAGTTCATGCGTGAAGAGCGGCCCCAGACAGACACCACGCATCCGCTGGACGGCCTCTACTGTCGCCCGGACAGCGTAGCGGAGCCGGCCGACGGCGACGACACGGCGACGGCGGAAGTCGTCGCCCGCGGCCGCCTGCTCGATACCGACGGCGAGTGCATCGTCGGTTTCGTCGACGTGTTCACGTTCGCCGGGGACGATATCGAGCGCATCGAGACGTACACGCGCTGA
- a CDS encoding class I SAM-dependent DNA methyltransferase — protein MPDDAFGQMVLDFHRDDLTERPRYRRDDGDLTEAHLAGYFEPPSEWHPIEQRLLSDVTGRVLDAGCGVGRHALALQERGHSVLAVDRSPGAVAVASERGVTDAVVGDLRQPPGDGFETVVALGKQLGLGSSLADLRRTLTELAAVTRPGGRLVADVDTLDRADPETGAAHLAQPGVAYRTFRVEYDRLAGPWTDLLLVTPSQFRAAVRETPWSVDTFVGTETDGSAYGVRLSLPGQ, from the coding sequence ATGCCGGACGACGCTTTCGGGCAGATGGTACTGGACTTCCACCGCGACGACCTCACCGAGCGGCCCCGCTATCGCCGCGACGACGGCGATTTGACCGAGGCGCATCTTGCGGGCTACTTCGAGCCGCCGTCCGAGTGGCATCCCATCGAACAGCGTCTGCTCTCGGACGTTACTGGACGGGTCCTCGACGCCGGCTGTGGCGTCGGCCGGCACGCGCTCGCGCTGCAGGAGCGCGGCCACAGCGTGCTGGCGGTCGACCGGAGTCCGGGGGCTGTCGCGGTCGCCAGCGAGCGCGGCGTCACGGATGCAGTGGTCGGCGACCTTCGACAGCCACCCGGTGACGGGTTTGAGACGGTCGTTGCCCTGGGCAAACAACTCGGCCTCGGCAGTTCGCTGGCCGACCTCCGGAGGACGCTCACAGAACTGGCGGCGGTGACACGGCCCGGTGGCCGTCTCGTCGCCGACGTGGACACGCTCGACCGGGCAGACCCGGAGACTGGCGCAGCCCACCTCGCCCAGCCCGGTGTCGCCTACCGCACCTTCCGCGTCGAGTACGACAGGCTGGCCGGCCCGTGGACCGACCTGCTGCTGGTCACGCCGTCGCAGTTCCGCGCCGCGGTTCGGGAGACACCGTGGTCCGTGGACACGTTCGTCGGGACCGAAACCGACGGGTCGGCTTACGGCGTCCGGCTGTCGCTGCCGGGACAGTGA
- the serS gene encoding serine--tRNA ligase, giving the protein MLSRQFVREHPETVRDAIERKGVTDVDLDEILEIDEEWRELKAEGDGLRQERNEVSSKIGQLKQDGKDEEAQEAIDRSQELKDELQEVEERADELESRLEKALLELPNVPHESVPTGEGEADNVERYREGFDDLRDLPDEVIPHYDLGEDLDLLDFERGAKVSGGGYQFVKGEGARLEHALIQFMLDVHREQEYVDVLPPIPVNSDSMEGTGQLPKFDEDAYRVGARQDDDYDSDDLWLLPTAEVPVTNMYRDEILLDDDLPVKHQAFSPNFRREAGEHGTETRGYVRVHQFHKVELVNFVRPENSYDRLESLLDEAAEVLDRLELPYRVLDMCTGDMGFTQAKKYDIEVWAPGDDMADGPDRGGRWLEVSSVSNFEDFQARRAGLRYRPERHESADYLHTLNGSGLAVPRVLVAIMEYYQNDDGTITVPEPLRPYMGGQEVIEGSEKIGESAVGAGEKE; this is encoded by the coding sequence ATGTTATCGAGACAGTTCGTCCGGGAGCACCCCGAGACGGTCCGTGACGCTATCGAGCGGAAGGGCGTCACGGACGTAGACCTCGACGAAATCCTCGAAATCGACGAGGAGTGGCGGGAACTGAAGGCCGAAGGCGACGGCCTCCGGCAAGAACGCAACGAAGTGTCGAGCAAGATTGGCCAGCTGAAACAGGACGGCAAAGACGAGGAGGCACAGGAGGCCATCGACCGCTCGCAGGAACTCAAAGACGAACTGCAGGAGGTCGAGGAGCGCGCCGACGAACTGGAGTCCCGGTTGGAAAAAGCCCTGCTGGAACTGCCGAACGTCCCCCACGAGTCGGTCCCGACCGGGGAGGGCGAGGCCGATAACGTCGAGCGCTACCGCGAGGGGTTCGACGACCTCCGGGACCTGCCCGACGAAGTAATTCCTCACTACGACCTCGGCGAGGACCTCGACCTGCTCGACTTCGAGCGCGGCGCGAAGGTGTCCGGCGGCGGCTACCAGTTCGTCAAGGGCGAGGGGGCACGTCTGGAACACGCCCTCATCCAGTTCATGCTGGACGTCCACCGCGAACAGGAGTACGTCGACGTGCTTCCGCCGATTCCCGTCAACTCCGATTCGATGGAAGGGACCGGCCAGCTTCCGAAGTTCGACGAGGACGCCTACCGCGTCGGCGCGCGCCAGGACGACGACTACGACAGCGACGACCTGTGGCTCCTGCCGACGGCGGAGGTGCCGGTCACCAACATGTACCGCGACGAGATCCTGCTGGACGACGACCTGCCGGTCAAACACCAGGCGTTCTCGCCGAACTTCCGCCGTGAGGCCGGCGAGCACGGGACGGAAACGCGGGGCTACGTCCGCGTCCACCAGTTCCACAAGGTCGAACTCGTCAACTTCGTCCGGCCGGAGAACAGCTACGACCGACTGGAGAGCCTACTGGACGAGGCCGCCGAGGTACTGGACCGTCTCGAACTTCCCTACCGCGTGCTTGACATGTGCACCGGCGACATGGGCTTTACACAGGCCAAGAAGTACGACATCGAGGTGTGGGCCCCCGGCGACGACATGGCGGACGGCCCCGACCGCGGCGGCCGCTGGCTCGAAGTCTCCTCGGTGTCGAACTTCGAGGACTTCCAGGCGCGCCGCGCCGGCCTTCGCTACCGTCCCGAACGGCACGAATCCGCCGACTACCTCCACACGCTGAATGGCTCTGGTCTGGCAGTCCCGCGTGTCCTCGTCGCCATCATGGAGTACTACCAGAACGACGACGGCACCATTACCGTTCCCGAACCCCTCCGCCCGTACATGGGCGGCCAGGAAGTTATCGAGGGCTCCGAGAAAATCGGCGAGAGCGCCGTCGGAGCCGGCGAGAAAGAGTAG
- a CDS encoding universal stress protein translates to MYDAVLVPTDGSEGSVTAAEHAIDLAQRHDASLHALHVLETEQVVEQIPDFEDSSIFDRLADAGQQAVDDLRAQAEDAGIDTVTTAVEQGVPHEEVVDYVERNDIDVVVMATEGRTGPSKELIGSVTESVVRASPVPVLAVKVGGET, encoded by the coding sequence ATGTACGACGCCGTACTCGTTCCGACCGACGGCTCCGAGGGGTCCGTAACTGCGGCCGAACACGCTATCGACCTCGCACAGCGCCACGATGCGAGTCTGCACGCGCTGCACGTCCTCGAAACCGAACAGGTAGTCGAACAGATTCCCGATTTCGAGGACAGCAGCATCTTCGACCGCCTCGCTGACGCCGGCCAGCAGGCCGTCGACGACCTGCGCGCGCAGGCCGAAGACGCCGGCATCGACACCGTGACCACAGCGGTCGAACAGGGCGTCCCCCACGAGGAAGTCGTAGACTACGTCGAGCGCAACGACATCGACGTCGTCGTGATGGCGACGGAGGGGCGGACCGGGCCGTCCAAGGAACTCATCGGCAGCGTCACCGAGTCGGTCGTTCGGGCCTCGCCGGTGCCGGTACTGGCGGTCAAGGTCGGCGGCGAAACGTAA
- a CDS encoding MBL fold metallo-hydrolase, protein MGIGDVYEVTVGDCTDVHYVDTGMYDVAEYGSVYIIDAERPALVDTGIGARHENILSAMESVGIAPEDLEVIAATHVHLDHAGGAGYLVEDCPNATVYVHESGKRHLADPQRLWEGTKHAVGDQIEYYGKPIPVPEDRIETLTDGDVIDLGDHSLDVMHAPGHAPHQVVFYDPVVDGVFTADAAGIYTPATDEMHVTTPPVNFTLEGALDDVAMLQDLDPDILMFGHYGPAETGDKLETYAEILPEWVAEVERKREELGDDEAVIDYFVKRADTDTWGERKGRAEMRLNVRGVLVALDNREE, encoded by the coding sequence ATGGGAATCGGTGACGTTTACGAGGTGACGGTCGGGGACTGCACAGACGTCCACTACGTCGACACCGGGATGTACGACGTAGCCGAGTACGGCTCCGTTTACATCATCGACGCCGAGCGGCCGGCGCTGGTCGACACCGGCATCGGCGCGCGCCACGAGAACATCCTTTCAGCGATGGAGTCAGTCGGTATCGCGCCCGAGGACCTGGAGGTCATCGCGGCGACGCACGTCCATCTGGACCACGCCGGCGGGGCCGGCTACCTCGTCGAGGACTGTCCGAACGCGACGGTGTACGTCCACGAGTCCGGGAAGCGACACCTCGCCGACCCCCAGCGGCTCTGGGAGGGGACCAAACACGCCGTCGGCGACCAGATCGAGTACTACGGCAAGCCGATTCCGGTCCCCGAGGACCGAATCGAGACGCTAACCGACGGCGACGTGATCGACCTGGGCGATCACTCGCTGGACGTCATGCACGCGCCGGGCCATGCCCCACACCAGGTCGTCTTCTACGACCCCGTCGTCGACGGTGTGTTCACCGCCGACGCCGCCGGTATCTACACGCCGGCGACCGACGAGATGCACGTCACGACGCCGCCGGTCAACTTCACGCTGGAGGGGGCCCTCGACGACGTGGCGATGTTACAGGACCTCGACCCGGACATCCTCATGTTCGGCCACTACGGCCCGGCCGAAACCGGCGACAAACTGGAGACCTACGCCGAGATCCTGCCCGAGTGGGTTGCCGAAGTCGAGCGCAAGCGCGAGGAACTCGGCGACGACGAGGCGGTCATCGACTACTTCGTCAAACGGGCCGACACCGATACCTGGGGCGAGCGCAAGGGCCGCGCCGAGATGCGCTTGAACGTCCGGGGCGTGCTCGTGGCCCTCGACAACCGCGAAGAATAG